The following coding sequences lie in one Globicephala melas chromosome 15, mGloMel1.2, whole genome shotgun sequence genomic window:
- the LOC132593515 gene encoding LOW QUALITY PROTEIN: uncharacterized protein (The sequence of the model RefSeq protein was modified relative to this genomic sequence to represent the inferred CDS: substituted 1 base at 1 genomic stop codon): MHWHPRDPEPPAAPPGGPPRPEPEDREAEALPVPLPNENNSQGPAGRTRGRTQRDPGFRHPDSTIALPLREIGPPDETGNPRLQYWPFSTSDLYNWKTQNARFSDNPKDLIALLDSVMFTHQPTWDDCQQLLRILFTTEERERIQLEARKLVPGDDGQPTANPDLINAAFPLTRPPQDEWDYNTGEGRGRLLIYRQTLMAGLRAAARKPTNLAKVYSIVQGKTESPSSYLERLMEAFRQYTPMDPEAPENQAAIVMSFVNQAAPDIKKKLQKLEDLEGKQIQDLLRIAQRVFNNRDAPEDKQLKATEKMTKVLAAIVQKDQEGPPATRPPRRPLDRDQCAYCKEKGHWARECPKKRQPRPNQGQWQPNATPVLFTHDTKXGGRGSEPLPEPRVTLRVEGKPVQFLVDTGAQHSVLVKPHGKISNKSSWVQGATGVKRYLWTTQRTVDLGTGRVTHTFLVIPDSPCPLLGRDLLTKMGAQIHFRPEGPIVTDPHDQPISVLTLNLEDEYRLHQEPPSQNQDIESWLQQFPEAWAETGGVGLAKHRPALFIEIKPGADPARVRQYPMPLEAKTGITPHIRRLLDLGILRPCQSAWNTPLLPVRKPNSKDYRPVQDLREVNRRVIDIHPTVPNPYTLLSALSPEKQWYTVLDLKDAFFSLPLAPKSQELFAFEWSDPERGINGQLTWTRLPQGFKNSPTLFDEALHEDLSEYRRQNPNITLLQYVDDLLIAAETAEACLQGTRNLLRTLGTLGYRASAKKAQICRPEVTYLGYLLKGGQRWLTDARKETVLRIPRPTTPRQVREFLGSAGFCRLWIPKFAEMAKPLYLATKEQTPFEWTEEAEQSFQQIKTALLSAPALGLPDVSKPFHLFVDESKGIAKAVLTQPLGPWPRPIAYLSKKLDPVAAGWPPCLRMIAATALMVKDADKLTMGQELHVTTPHAIDGVLKQPPDRWMSNARLVHYQGLLLNPLRISYTPPRALNPASLLPDPDLDSPLHDCAEVLAQIHGVREDLRDQPLPDAQVTWFTDGSSFVQQGQRYAGAAVTSETEVIWAETLPPGTSAQKAELIALTQALKMSKGQKATIYTDSRYAFATAHIHGAIYRERGLLTAEGKDIKNKEEILALLAAIWEPKKLAIVHCPGHQKPTNPVTRGNNLADQTARKAAHTPIPLLPLQLPDPGPRELPPQPDYSEDDIRWMSKLPLTQVRDGWWRDAKNNILLPERLGTLVLERIHRSTHLGARRLQDLIRQTGLKIKNVSEKTERLVADCAVCQLHNASTHPPTTGIRERGNQPGAYWEVDFTELRPGDWVLVKRHRQETLEPRWKGPYQIILTTPTAIKVDSIAAWIHHTHVKPVDPFSDLIKSTKADVTWTVDRSKNNPLKLTLRRTLPHDDQGIDA; the protein is encoded by the exons CACCCCCGGGACCCCG AACCTCCTGCGGCCCCTCCCGGAGGGCCACCCAGGCCAGAACCGGAGGACCGAGAGGCAGAGGCACTACCGGTCCCCCTGCCCAATGAAAATAATTCCCAGGGGCCGGCTGGGCGTACTCGCGGACGCACTCAGCGCGACCCAGGGTTCCGCCATCCTGATTCCACCATAGCCCTACCCCTGCGAGAAATAGGCCCTCCCGATGAGACAGGGAACCCCCGACTCCAGTATTGGCCATTCTCTACCAGTGACCTATATAATTGGAAAACCCAGAATGCCCGTTTTTCTGATAATCCTAAAGACTTGATAGCTCTTCTAGATAGCGTTATGTTCACTCATCAGCCCACCTGGGATGACTGCCAACAGCTCCTCCGGATCCTATTCACTACCGAAGAACGGGAGCGAATCCAGCTGGAGGCGAGAAAACTGGTTCCTGGAGATGATGGTCAACCCACCGCTAACCCTGACCTCATCAATGCAGCTTTTCCCTTAACTCGCCCCCCGCAGGATGAATGGGACTATAACACCGGAGAAGGTAGGGGACGACTGCTCATTTATCGCCAGACTCTAATGGCGGGTCTCCGGGCTGCCGCGCGCAAGCCCACTAATTTGGCCAAGGTATATTCAATCgtacaaggtaaaacagaaagtCCCTCCTCTTATTTAGAAAgattaatggaagcctttaggcAGTATACCCCTATGGATCCAGAGGCCCCCGAAAATCAGGCCGCCATTGTAATGTCCTTCGTTAACCAGGCAGCCcctgatattaaaaagaaactccaGAAGTTAGAAGATCTGGAGGGCAAACAGATACAGGACTTACTCCGTATCGCCCAGCGCGTCTTTAATAACCGGGACGCCCCAGAGGATAAACAACTTAAAGCCACTGAGAAAATGACTAAAGTCTTGGCGGCCATTGTTCAGAAAGATCAAGAGGGCCCCCCAGCCACTCGACCTCCCAGGCGACCATTGGACAGAGATCAATGTGCCTATTGCAAGGAAAAGGGCCACTGGGCTCGGGAATGCCCCAAGAAAAGGCAGCCGCGCCCCAACCAGGGGCAATGGCAACCGAACGCCACCCCAGTCCTGTTTACGCATGATACAAAGTAGGGGGGACGGGGTTCGGAGCCCCTCCCCGAACCCAGGGTAACCCTACGAGTGGAGGGGAAACCAGTCCAATTCCTGGTGGATACAGGGGCACAGCATTCGGTCTTGGTTAAGCCCCACGGGAAAATTTCTAACAAATCCTCCTGGGTCCAGGGAGCTACGGGAGTCAAACGTTACCTATGGACCACTCAGAGAACTGTGGACTTGGGCACGGGAAGGGTAACCCATACCTTTCTGGTCATTCCCGATAGCCCTTGCCCCTTACTGGGGAGGGACTTACTCACTAAAATGGGAGCACAAATTCATTTTCGGCCAGAGGGGCCAATCGTAACAGACCCTCACGACCAACCCATATCTGTGCTCACCCTGAACTTGGAAGATGAGTACCGACTTCACCAGGAACCACCCTCCCAAAATCAAGATATAGAGTCATGGCTTCAGCAGTTCCCCGAAGCATGGGCAGAAACAGGGGGGGTGGGACTAGCCAAACACCGCCCAGCCCTATTCATAGAGATCAAACCGGGGGCAGATCCTGCACGTGTCCGACAGTATCCCATGCCCCTAGAGGCCAAGACTGGTATCACTCCTCATATTCGCCGGCTTCTTGATCTGGGGATACTGCGTCCCTGCCAGTCGGCCTGGAATACACCCCTGCTGCCAGTCCGCAAACCTAACAGTAAAGACTACCGCCCAGTGCAGGACCTGAGGGAAGTCAACAGACGGGTCATAGACATCCATCCTACTGTGCCCAATCCATATACTCTTTTGAGCGCCCTTAGTCCAGAAAAACAATGGTATACTGTGCTGGACCTCAAAGATGCCTTTTTTAGTTTACCCTTGGCGCCCAAAAGTCAAGAACTCTTTGCCTTCGAATGGTCAGATCCCGAGAGAGGTATAAACGGACAACTCACCTGGACCAGACTTCCCCAAGGATTCAAAAACTCGCCTACCTTGTTTGATGAGGCCCTACACGAGGATCTCAGTGAGTACCGGAGACAAAACCCCAATATAACCCTCCTGCAGTATGTTGATGATCTCTTAATAGCTGCTGAGACCGCTGAAGCCTGCCTGCAGGGAACCAGAAACCTCCTACGGACTCTCGGCACCCTGGGATACCGAGCCTCTGCCAAGAAAGCACAGATCTGCAGGCCTGAGGTAACTTACCTGGGATACCTATTGAAAGGGGGGCAACGATGGCTCACAGATGCACGGAAGGAAACCGTCCTCCGCATCCCCAGACCCACCACGCCTCGACAGGTGAGGGAATTTTTGGGGTCGGCTGGGTTCTGCCGTTTATGGATACCCAAATTTGCTGAAATGGCCAAACCGCTATACCTAGCCACCAAAGAGCAGACGCCCTTTGAATGGACAGAAGAGGCTGAGCAGTCATTTCAGCAGATTAAAACTGCCTTGCTATCCGCACCCGCCCTGGGTCTCCCTGATGTCTCCAAGCCCTTCCACCTCTTTGTAGATGAAAGCAAAGGCATAGCTAAGGCCGTGTTGACCCAGCCCCTCGGTCCTTGGCCCAGACCTATTGCTTACCTATCAAAAAAATTGGACCCAGTGGCTGCCGGCTGGCCTCCTTGCCTCCGGATGATCGCCGCCACGGCCCTAATGGTAAAggatgctgacaaactaactaTGGGGCAGGAGTTACATGTCACCACCCCCCACGCCATCGACGGGGTTCTCAAACAGCCTCCCGACCGATGGATGAGCAATGCTCGATTAGTCCACTACCAGGGTCTACTGTTAAATCCCCTCAGAATCAGCTACACTCCGCCGCGGGCATTAAACCCTGCCTCCCTATTACCTGACCCAGATTTGGACTCCCCACTCCATGACTGTGCAGAGGTACTGGCCCAGATCCATGGGGTTCGGGAAGACCTACGTGACCAGCCCCTACCGGATGCACAAGTCACATGGTTCACTGACGGCAGCAGCTTTGTCCAGCAAGGTCAGAGGTATGCGGGGGCAGCAGTAACATCAGAAACTGAGGTGATATGGGCAGAGACTCTCCCCCCAGGGACCTCAGCCCAAaaagctgaattaattgccctgaccCAAGCTCTCAAGATGAGCAAAGGCCAAAAAGCTACCATATACACAGACAGCCGGTATGCTTTCGCTACCGCACATATACATGGGGCAATATACCGAGAGCGGGGActactcacagcagagggcaaaGACAtcaagaacaaagaggaaatcctGGCCTTGCTAGCGGCCATATGGGAACCCAAAAAGCTAGCCATTGTACACTGCCCGGGGCATCAAAAACCCACGAATCCAGTCACCCGAGGCAACAATTTGGCAGACCAGACGGCTCGAAAGGCGGCACACACTCCAATACCATTACTTCCCCTGCAACTGCCGGATCCAGGCCCCCGGGAACTACCGCCCCAACCCGACTACTCGGAGGATGACATCAGATGGATGAGCAAGCTTCCTCTAACCCAGGTTAGAGACGGATGGTGGCGGGACGCTAAGAACAATATCCTCCTTCCTGAGAGACTAGGAACCCTGGTCCTTGAACGGATCCACCGTAGCACCCACTTGGGCGCCCGACGGCTACAGGATCTCATCAGGCAGACtggacttaaaattaaaaatgtctccgAGAAGACTGAACGACTGGTTGCTGACTGTGCAGTCTGCCAACTCCATAATGCCAGCACCCACCCGCCAACCACTGGCATCCGGGAGAGAGGAAACCAGCCTGGAGCCTACTGGGAAGTGGACTTCACGGAG CTCCGGCCAGGTGACTGGGTCCTTGTCAAACGCCATCGACAAGAGACCCTAGAACCCAGGTGGAAAGGACCTTACCAGATCATCCTGACAACGCCGACAGCCATCAAGGTGGACAGCATAGCTGCCTGGATCCATCACACACACGTCAAGCCGGTGGACCCATTTTCTGACCTCATCAAGTCCACTAAAGCTGACGTCACCTGGACTGTTGACCGGAGTAAGAACAATCCCCTCAAACTGACTTTGCGCCGTACCCTCCCCCATGATGACCAAG GAATCGATGCATAG